A genomic segment from Ptychodera flava strain L36383 chromosome 23 unlocalized genomic scaffold, AS_Pfla_20210202 Scaffold_23__1_contigs__length_28996876_pilon, whole genome shotgun sequence encodes:
- the LOC139124052 gene encoding galactosylceramide sulfotransferase-like, with amino-acid sequence MKTAPSKVTCGCNRSSMLTFVVCIMCFTSAFYWNYLTRISRRNSLIRGNEKLYNKTSTHGSLTSSPRSCKPVTKFVFIKPEKTGGSTVSSMLLRFAMENKLVAALKKVNKEDYYIRLDRKNHRLGILYYNCSNFPGYDYLCLHIDMYDRLSLERIIPNAKYFTIVRSPYTHLKSRFYYDRKDMNLTMSPDPFALFLRDIIEDVKVDKSLLQGSNSFSVRFGLDIYANKTSSLAALQRLNDELDLVMLLEYFDESLVLLKKTMCWNFEDIIYHPCKVHTEYQPPMTNQMRDIITKVSRADIRLYNIFNKTFWKRVANYDGDFEADLAKFRSVQKAAKVRCQKNEDQEFCHKLQSDVCGLNKIVYEEQMKWLC; translated from the exons ATGAAAACAGCCCCTTCGAAAG TTACGTGCGGCTGTAACAGAAGCAGCATGCTCACTTTTGTCGTCTGTATAATGTGTTTTACGTCAGCTTTTTATTGGAATTACCTTACCAGAATTTCAAGGAGAAACAGTCt CATAAGAGGCAATGAAAAATTGTACAACAAAACATCTACTCACGGTTCTTTGACCTCATCGCCTCGATCTTGCAAACCGGTCACGAAGTTCGTCTTCATAAAACCAGAAAAGACAGGTGGAAGTACAGTGTCTTCGATGTTGCTTCGTTTCGCAATGGAGAATAAGCTTGTGGCAGCgttgaaaaaagtaaacaaagaaGATTATTATATAAGATTGGACAGGAAGAACCACCGTCTCGGGATTTTATACTACAATTGTAGCAATTTTCCAGGATATGACTATCTTTGTTTGCATATTGACATGTATGATCGCCTGTCACTTGAACGTATCATTCCAAATGCTAAGTATTTCACGATTGTGCGATCGCCATACACACATCTGAAATCACGTTTTTACTACGATAGGAAGGATATGAACTTGACAATGTCGCCAGACCCTTTCGCACTGTTCCTCCGTGACATCATCGAGGATGTCAAAGTTGATAAATCATTACTACAGGGTTCAAACTCCTTCTCCGTTCGCTTTGGCCTTGATATTTATGCAAACAAGACATCTTCACTTGCTGCGTTACAGAGACTGAACGACGAGCTCGACCTTGTCATGCTTTTGGAGTACTTCGACGAGTCgcttgttttactcaaaaagacAATGTGTTGGAACTTTGAGGATATTATCTATCACCCATGCAAAGTGCACACTGAGTATCAACCACCGATGACCAATCAAATGCGAGATATTATAACAAAAGTGTCACGTGCAGATATACGCTTGTACAACATTTTTAACAAGACTTTCTGGAAAAGGGTTGCCAACTATGATGGCGACTTCGAAGCTGATCTCGCAAAATTTAGATCCGTACAGAAGGCTGCAAAGGTCAGGTGCCAGAAAAATGAGGACCAGGAATTCTGTCATAAATTGCAGTCAGATGTCTGCGGACTGAATAAAATAGTGTATGAAGAACAAATGAAATGGCTCTGCTGA